Proteins encoded by one window of Halomonas sp. Bachu 37:
- a CDS encoding LysM domain-containing protein gives MTTSRTRHGRNGNRRGWLAALALGLLLPAAAAAQTATWESLHDQAPERYTVVRGDTLWDIAGRFLHDPWRWQQVWRVNPQIGNPHRIYPGDEIYLYDCGGRPCLGLARGKNVVKLSPEIRTPPRREAIEPIPMETVEAFLRDHRIVDDPDAIDELAYVVAGDERRLISGAGDRIYARGTVVPAGHYGIYRVGESYFGPNGELLGQELESVGEARAMRQEGDIAKLEVLSARMEVRNNDIILPLESRLLESRFLPRAPQREVEGHILAVPGGVRFVGRLQVITLNLGTEDGLQPGHVLRVEQQGERVNDPRSRDVLQLPGDEAGVVMVFRPYDRVSYALVMRASRTLEVGDRVYNPDAQRTSQTQQ, from the coding sequence ATGACGACAAGCCGCACGCGACACGGCCGTAACGGCAACCGCCGGGGCTGGCTTGCTGCCCTGGCACTCGGCCTGCTGTTGCCCGCAGCGGCGGCGGCACAGACGGCGACCTGGGAAAGCCTGCATGACCAGGCGCCCGAGCGCTATACCGTGGTTCGGGGAGACACGCTATGGGACATCGCCGGACGTTTTCTGCACGACCCGTGGCGATGGCAGCAGGTATGGCGGGTCAATCCGCAAATCGGCAACCCGCACCGCATCTATCCCGGCGATGAAATCTATCTTTACGACTGTGGCGGCAGGCCGTGCCTGGGGCTCGCGCGGGGCAAGAACGTGGTGAAGCTGTCGCCGGAGATACGCACTCCGCCGCGACGTGAAGCCATCGAGCCCATTCCCATGGAAACCGTGGAAGCTTTCCTGCGTGACCATCGAATCGTCGACGACCCCGATGCCATCGACGAGCTGGCCTATGTGGTGGCCGGGGATGAGCGGCGCCTGATCAGCGGTGCCGGCGACAGGATCTACGCGCGGGGCACGGTCGTACCGGCGGGGCATTACGGCATCTACCGCGTCGGCGAGTCCTATTTCGGCCCCAATGGGGAGCTGCTCGGCCAGGAACTGGAAAGTGTCGGCGAGGCCCGCGCGATGCGCCAGGAGGGCGATATCGCCAAACTGGAGGTGTTGAGCGCGCGTATGGAAGTACGCAACAACGACATTATCCTGCCGCTGGAGAGCCGTCTGCTGGAGAGTCGCTTCCTGCCGCGAGCCCCACAGCGTGAGGTGGAAGGGCATATTCTCGCGGTACCCGGTGGCGTGCGTTTTGTCGGGCGGCTGCAGGTTATTACGCTGAATCTGGGCACCGAAGACGGCCTGCAGCCGGGGCATGTGCTGCGTGTCGAGCAGCAGGGTGAGCGAGTCAACGACCCGCGCAGCCGGGACGTGCTCCAGCTACCGGGTGACGAAGCGGGCGTGGTAATGGTATTTCGGCCTTACGACCGGGTGAGCTATGCCCTGGTCATGCGTGCCTCGCGAACTCTGGAAGTGGGCGATCGCGTGTACAATCCTGATGCACAGCGGACGTCACAAACGCAGCAGTGA
- a CDS encoding L-threonylcarbamoyladenylate synthase — protein sequence MNSAAELSVAVRALRNAGVIACPTEAVWGLSCDPDNDEALAKLMRLKERDPAKGVIVIAAHIDQLQPWLDGLPVALYAPLIASWPGPNTWLVPDNGRSHGLVRGAHERVALRVTDHPTMVALCREFGGPLVSTSANRAGQPPAMSEQEIRRYFDGQLDALVSGELGGNPRPSTIRDLVSGQVLRD from the coding sequence ATGAACTCGGCTGCTGAACTGAGTGTTGCCGTGCGTGCGCTACGTAACGCAGGGGTGATTGCCTGCCCCACGGAAGCCGTCTGGGGGCTGAGCTGCGACCCCGACAACGACGAAGCCTTGGCCAAGCTGATGCGGCTCAAGGAGCGAGACCCGGCCAAGGGCGTGATCGTCATTGCCGCGCATATCGATCAACTGCAGCCTTGGCTGGACGGCTTGCCGGTGGCGCTCTACGCTCCGTTGATCGCCAGCTGGCCGGGGCCCAATACCTGGCTGGTACCGGATAACGGCCGCAGCCATGGCCTGGTGCGCGGCGCTCATGAGCGAGTCGCCCTGCGCGTCACCGATCACCCCACCATGGTGGCGCTGTGTCGTGAGTTCGGTGGGCCGCTGGTTTCCACCTCCGCCAATCGGGCGGGACAGCCGCCGGCCATGAGCGAGCAGGAGATCAGGCGTTACTTCGACGGGCAACTGGATGCGCTGGTTTCCGGTGAGCTGGGCGGCAACCCGCGGCCCAGCACCATTCGCGACCTGGTCAGCGGCCAGGTGCTGCGCGACTGA
- the dprA gene encoding DNA-processing protein DprA, with product MDPMQWLAVSMLPGMGPRRIAELVARNPEWPQGWLAAMPAPASQALRLWLEHPSRSPLEAEIEKTRQWLAESPRRALLHPGHPAWPRLLDQLPDPPSVLWAQGDLAALDPPTLAVVGTRRPTQEGVGNARAFGREFARRGWCLVSGMALGVDAIAQQAALDTGGMSIAVLGCGVDVIYPPRHRALHQQLSEQANGLILSEHPPGTQARPAFFPRRNRIVTGLSLGVLVVEAAEKSGSLVSARLALEQDRELFALPGSIHNVQARGCLKLIREGQAHLVLDADDILAELGQWASTFLPLTLKEPGLPVEPVPPAEELPDSLLTHLSDVPTPIDALVYQAELAVGECQQRLLMLELDGWVTQQAGGWVRLPRA from the coding sequence ATGGATCCCATGCAGTGGCTGGCGGTATCGATGTTGCCCGGCATGGGGCCGCGGCGGATCGCGGAGCTTGTGGCGCGCAACCCCGAGTGGCCGCAAGGATGGCTGGCGGCGATGCCCGCTCCCGCCTCCCAGGCTCTGCGATTGTGGCTCGAACATCCGTCGCGTAGCCCGCTTGAAGCCGAGATCGAGAAAACCCGCCAGTGGCTGGCCGAGTCGCCGCGCCGAGCGCTGCTCCATCCGGGACATCCCGCGTGGCCGCGCTTGCTCGATCAACTGCCCGACCCGCCCAGCGTGCTGTGGGCGCAAGGAGACCTGGCCGCCCTCGACCCGCCTACGCTGGCGGTAGTGGGTACCCGCCGTCCCACCCAGGAGGGCGTCGGGAATGCCCGTGCCTTCGGTAGGGAATTCGCCCGCCGTGGGTGGTGCCTGGTCAGCGGCATGGCGTTGGGCGTGGATGCGATAGCGCAACAGGCGGCCCTGGATACCGGAGGCATGAGCATCGCGGTGCTGGGTTGCGGTGTCGACGTGATTTACCCGCCGCGCCATCGCGCGCTGCATCAACAGCTAAGCGAGCAAGCCAATGGCTTGATCCTCTCCGAGCATCCGCCGGGAACCCAGGCCCGGCCAGCGTTCTTTCCCCGCCGCAATCGGATTGTCACGGGTCTCTCGCTGGGCGTGCTGGTGGTGGAGGCGGCGGAGAAAAGCGGCTCGTTGGTCAGCGCGCGGCTAGCGCTGGAACAGGACCGGGAACTGTTCGCCCTGCCTGGGTCGATCCATAACGTCCAGGCCCGCGGTTGTCTCAAGCTGATTCGCGAAGGCCAGGCGCACCTGGTGCTCGATGCCGACGACATACTGGCGGAACTCGGCCAGTGGGCGTCGACATTTCTGCCGCTCACTCTCAAGGAGCCGGGGCTTCCCGTCGAACCGGTGCCGCCAGCGGAGGAACTGCCGGATAGCCTGCTGACTCATCTGAGTGACGTCCCCACACCGATCGATGCCCTGGTATACCAGGCGGAGCTCGCCGTGGGCGAATGCCAGCAACGGCTATTGATGCTGGAACTGGACGGATGGGTGACCCAGCAGGCGGGTGGCTGGGTGCGCCTGCCACGGGCGTGA